A portion of the Cryptomeria japonica chromosome 5, Sugi_1.0, whole genome shotgun sequence genome contains these proteins:
- the LOC131028844 gene encoding uncharacterized protein LOC131028844 — MADHLVLYVDRLITPTLEPVNEVNVTMPPSQILGKQNVVSSYQVGSSKKIDEEGGEFVECRICQEEDVDKSMEIPCACTGSMKYAHRKCVQRWCNEKGDITCEICQQTYKPGYTAPAPAHSNGIPIDLSEHWGAQLNLNDPRFLAMAAAERHFLAAEYDEYAAANASGAGCCRSAALIFMALLLLRHALAITSAGGEEDVSTFFTLFLLRAAGFLLPCYIMARAMNILQRRRQRQEAATTAAEVAFLLQAGRARGLRFAAAAAAAASGSPHGH; from the exons ATGGCAGATCATCTGGTTTTGTATGTCGACCGTTTGATAACTCCTACCTTGGAGCCTGTAAATGAAGTCAATGTCACAATGCCGCCTAGCCAGATTTTGGGGAAACAAAATGTGGTATCTTCCTATCAAGTTGGATCATCTAAGAAAATTGATGAAGAGGGAGGCGAATTTGTAGAATGCAGGATTTGCCAGGAGGAGGATGTGGACAAAAGTATGGAGATACCCTGTGCCTGCACTGGCAGTATGAAG TATGCTCATCGAAAATGTGTGCAACGGTGGTGCAATGAGAAAGGTGATATTACTTGTGAGATTTGCCAACAG ACATACAAGCCCGGTTATACAGCTCCTGCACCGGCTCATTCTAATGGCATTCCCATTGATCTCAG TGAACACTGGGGAGCTCAGTTAAACCTGAATGACCCGCGATTTCTAGCCATGGCTGCTGCAGAACGTCACTTTTTGGCAGCTGAGTATGATGAATATGCAGCAGCCAATGCAAGTGGTGCTGGTTGTTGCCGTTCTGCAGCTTTGATT TTTATGGCACTTTTGCTTTTACGCCATGCCCTTGCCATAACCAGTGCTGGAGGAGAAGAGGATGTCTCAACATTCTTCACT CTTTTCCTTTTGAGAGCTGCAGGCTTCCTTCTGCCATGCTACATCATGGCACGGGCAATGAATATACTACAGCGCAGGAGACAGAGACAG GAGGCGGCAACAACTGCAGCTGAAGTGGCTTTTCTTTTGCAAGCAGGGCGGGCTCGAGGATTGAGGTTTGCTGCTGCAGCAGCAGCAGCAGCTTCTGGATCCCCACATGGCCATTAG